In Gambusia affinis linkage group LG08, SWU_Gaff_1.0, whole genome shotgun sequence, a single window of DNA contains:
- the tpm1 gene encoding tropomyosin alpha-1 chain isoform X3: MDAIKKKMQMLKLDKENALDRAEQAESDKKAAEDRSKQLEDEMRELEKKLRVTEDERDKVFEEFQTAEEKLLTAEETATKAEADVASLNRRIQLVEEELDRAQERLATALQKLEEAEKAADESERGMKVIENRAMKDEEKMEIQEIQLKEAKHIAEEADRKYEEVARKLVIIESDLERTEERAELSESKCSELEEELKTVTNNLKSLEAQAEKYSQKEDKYEEEIKVLTDKLKEAETRAEFAERSVAKLEKTIDDLEDELYSQKLKYKAISEELDHALNDMTSM, encoded by the exons ATGGATGCCATCAAGAAGAAGATGCAGATGCTCAAGCTCGACAAGGAGAATGCCTTGGACAGAGCTGAGCAGGCCGAGTCAGACAAGAAAGCAGCGGAGGACAGAAGCAAACAG TTAGAGGACGAAATGAGAGAATTGGAAAAGAAATTGCGTGTTACAGAGGACGAAAGAGATAAAGTTTTTGAGGAGTTCCAAACTGCTGAGGAAAAACTGTTGACTGCTGAGGAGACCGCTACCAAG GCTGAGGCAGATGTCGCTTCCCTTAACAGACGTATCCAGCTGGTTGAGGAGGAGTTGGATCGGGCTCAGGAGCGTCTGGCCACAGCCCTGCAGAAGCTGGAGGAGGCTGAGAAGGCTGCAGATGAGAGCGAGAG AGGCATGAAGGTCATTGAGAACAGGGCCATGAAGGATGAGGAGAAGATGGAGATCCAGGAGATCCAGCTGAAAGAGGCCAAACACATTGCTGAGGAGGCAGATCGCAAATATGAGGAG GTTGCACGTAAACTGGTCATCATTGAGAGTGACCTGGAACGTACAGAGGAGCGCGCTGAGCTCTCAGAAAG CAAATGCTCTGAACTTGAGGAAGAGTTGAAAACTGTGACCAACAACCTGAAGTCACTGGAGGCCCAGGCAGAGAAG TACTCACAGAAGGAAGACAAGTATGAGGAGGAGATCAAGGTTCTCACCGACAAGCTGAAGGAG GCTGAAACTCGTGCTGAGTTCGCTGAGAGATCAGTAGCCAAGCTTGAGAAGACCATTGATGACTTGGAAG ATGAGTTGTACTCCCAGAAACTGAAGTACAAAGCCATCAGCGAGGAGCTGGACCATGCCCTCAACGACATGACTTCCATGTAA
- the tpm1 gene encoding tropomyosin alpha-1 chain isoform X1, producing the protein MDAIKKKMQMLKLDKENALDRAEQAESDKKAAEDRSKQLEDDLVALQKKLKGTEDELDKYSEALKDAQEKLELAEKKATDAEADVASLNRRIQLVEEELDRAQERLATALQKLEEAEKAADESERGMKVIENRAMKDEEKMEIQEIQLKEAKHIAEEADRKYEEVARKLVIIESDLERTEERAELSESKCSELEEELKTVTNNLKSLEAQAEKYSQKEDKYEEEIKVLTDKLKEAETRAEFAERSVAKLEKTIDDLEDELYSQKLKYKAISEELDHALNDMTSI; encoded by the exons ATGGATGCCATCAAGAAGAAGATGCAGATGCTCAAGCTCGACAAGGAGAATGCCTTGGACAGAGCTGAGCAGGCCGAGTCAGACAAGAAAGCAGCGGAGGACAGAAGCAAACAG CTTGAGGACGACTTGGTGGCTCTGCAGAAGAAGTTGAAGGGAACTGAGGATGAGCTGGACAAGTACTCTGAGGCTCTTAAAGATGCCCAGGAGAAGCTTGAGCTGGCTGAGAAGAAAGCCACCGAT GCTGAGGCAGATGTCGCTTCCCTTAACAGACGTATCCAGCTGGTTGAGGAGGAGTTGGATCGGGCTCAGGAGCGTCTGGCCACAGCCCTGCAGAAGCTGGAGGAGGCTGAGAAGGCTGCAGATGAGAGCGAGAG AGGCATGAAGGTCATTGAGAACAGGGCCATGAAGGATGAGGAGAAGATGGAGATCCAGGAGATCCAGCTGAAAGAGGCCAAACACATTGCTGAGGAGGCAGATCGCAAATATGAGGAG GTTGCACGTAAACTGGTCATCATTGAGAGTGACCTGGAACGTACAGAGGAGCGCGCTGAGCTCTCAGAAAG CAAATGCTCTGAACTTGAGGAAGAGTTGAAAACTGTGACCAACAACCTGAAGTCACTGGAGGCCCAGGCAGAGAAG TACTCACAGAAGGAAGACAAGTATGAGGAGGAGATCAAGGTTCTCACCGACAAGCTGAAGGAG GCTGAAACTCGTGCTGAGTTCGCTGAGAGATCAGTAGCCAAGCTTGAGAAGACCATTGATGACTTGGAAG ATGAGTTGTACTCCCAGAAACTGAAGTACAAAGCCATCAGCGAGGAGCTGGACCATGCCCTCAACGACATGACTTCCAT ATAA
- the tpm1 gene encoding tropomyosin alpha-1 chain isoform X2, whose amino-acid sequence MDAIKKKMQMLKLDKENALDRAEQAESDKKAAEDRSKQLEDDLVALQKKLKGTEDELDKYSEALKDAQEKLELAEKKATDAEADVASLNRRIQLVEEELDRAQERLATALQKLEEAEKAADESERGMKVIENRAMKDEEKMEIQEIQLKEAKHIAEEADRKYEEVARKLVIIESDLERTEERAELSESKCSELEEELKTVTNNLKSLEAQAEKYSQKEDKYEEEIKVLTDKLKEAETRAEFAERSVAKLEKTIDDLEEKLSQAKEENLDMHQMLDQTLIELNNL is encoded by the exons ATGGATGCCATCAAGAAGAAGATGCAGATGCTCAAGCTCGACAAGGAGAATGCCTTGGACAGAGCTGAGCAGGCCGAGTCAGACAAGAAAGCAGCGGAGGACAGAAGCAAACAG CTTGAGGACGACTTGGTGGCTCTGCAGAAGAAGTTGAAGGGAACTGAGGATGAGCTGGACAAGTACTCTGAGGCTCTTAAAGATGCCCAGGAGAAGCTTGAGCTGGCTGAGAAGAAAGCCACCGAT GCTGAGGCAGATGTCGCTTCCCTTAACAGACGTATCCAGCTGGTTGAGGAGGAGTTGGATCGGGCTCAGGAGCGTCTGGCCACAGCCCTGCAGAAGCTGGAGGAGGCTGAGAAGGCTGCAGATGAGAGCGAGAG AGGCATGAAGGTCATTGAGAACAGGGCCATGAAGGATGAGGAGAAGATGGAGATCCAGGAGATCCAGCTGAAAGAGGCCAAACACATTGCTGAGGAGGCAGATCGCAAATATGAGGAG GTTGCACGTAAACTGGTCATCATTGAGAGTGACCTGGAACGTACAGAGGAGCGCGCTGAGCTCTCAGAAAG CAAATGCTCTGAACTTGAGGAAGAGTTGAAAACTGTGACCAACAACCTGAAGTCACTGGAGGCCCAGGCAGAGAAG TACTCACAGAAGGAAGACAAGTATGAGGAGGAGATCAAGGTTCTCACCGACAAGCTGAAGGAG GCTGAAACTCGTGCTGAGTTCGCTGAGAGATCAGTAGCCAAGCTTGAGAAGACCATTGATGACTTGGAAG AGAAACTGTCCCAAGCTAAAGAAGAAAACCTGGATATGCACCAGATGCTGGATCAGACTCTAATTGAACTGAATAACTTGTGA
- the tpm1 gene encoding tropomyosin alpha-1 chain isoform X8, translated as MAGAKSLDAVKRRIKSLQEQVDGAEDRAERLQKELLAQRKAKEQAEADVASLNRRIQLVEEELDRAQERLATALQKLEEAEKAADESERGMKVIENRAMKDEEKMEIQEIQLKEAKHIAEEADRKYEEVARKLVIIESDLERTEERAELSERRGQRMEDELRVLEQSQKSLNSTVTQYSQKEDKYEEEIKVLTDKLKEAETRAEFAERSVAKLEKTIDDLEEKLSQAKEENLDMHQMLDQTLIELNNL; from the exons atGGCTGGAGCTAAATCGCTGGACGCGGTCAAACGAAGGATTAAATCGCTCCAAGAGCAGGTTGACGGTGCTGAAGACAGAGCCGAGAGGTTACAGAAGGAACTACTTGCACAGAGGAAAGCCAAAGAACAA GCTGAGGCAGATGTCGCTTCCCTTAACAGACGTATCCAGCTGGTTGAGGAGGAGTTGGATCGGGCTCAGGAGCGTCTGGCCACAGCCCTGCAGAAGCTGGAGGAGGCTGAGAAGGCTGCAGATGAGAGCGAGAG AGGCATGAAGGTCATTGAGAACAGGGCCATGAAGGATGAGGAGAAGATGGAGATCCAGGAGATCCAGCTGAAAGAGGCCAAACACATTGCTGAGGAGGCAGATCGCAAATATGAGGAG GTTGCACGTAAACTGGTCATCATTGAGAGTGACCTGGAACGTACAGAGGAGCGCGCTGAGCTCTCAGAAAG GCGCGGTCAGAGAATGGAGGACGAGCTAAGGGTATTGGAACAAAGCCAGAAATCGCTAAATTCCACAGTTACACAG TACTCACAGAAGGAAGACAAGTATGAGGAGGAGATCAAGGTTCTCACCGACAAGCTGAAGGAG GCTGAAACTCGTGCTGAGTTCGCTGAGAGATCAGTAGCCAAGCTTGAGAAGACCATTGATGACTTGGAAG AGAAACTGTCCCAAGCTAAAGAAGAAAACCTGGATATGCACCAGATGCTGGATCAGACTCTAATTGAACTGAATAACTTGTGA
- the tpm1 gene encoding tropomyosin alpha-1 chain isoform X6 — translation MAGAKSLDAVKRRIKSLQEQVDGAEDRAERLQKELLAQRKAKEQAEADVASLNRRIQLVEEELDRAQERLATALQKLEEAEKAADESERGMKVIENRAMKDEEKMEIQEIQLKEAKHIAEEADRKYEEVARKLVIIESDLERTEERAELSESKCSELEEELKTVTNNLKSLEAQAEKYSQKEDKYEEEIKVLTDKLKEAETRAEFAERSVAKLEKTIDDLEEKLSQAKEENLDMHQMLDQTLIELNNL, via the exons atGGCTGGAGCTAAATCGCTGGACGCGGTCAAACGAAGGATTAAATCGCTCCAAGAGCAGGTTGACGGTGCTGAAGACAGAGCCGAGAGGTTACAGAAGGAACTACTTGCACAGAGGAAAGCCAAAGAACAA GCTGAGGCAGATGTCGCTTCCCTTAACAGACGTATCCAGCTGGTTGAGGAGGAGTTGGATCGGGCTCAGGAGCGTCTGGCCACAGCCCTGCAGAAGCTGGAGGAGGCTGAGAAGGCTGCAGATGAGAGCGAGAG AGGCATGAAGGTCATTGAGAACAGGGCCATGAAGGATGAGGAGAAGATGGAGATCCAGGAGATCCAGCTGAAAGAGGCCAAACACATTGCTGAGGAGGCAGATCGCAAATATGAGGAG GTTGCACGTAAACTGGTCATCATTGAGAGTGACCTGGAACGTACAGAGGAGCGCGCTGAGCTCTCAGAAAG CAAATGCTCTGAACTTGAGGAAGAGTTGAAAACTGTGACCAACAACCTGAAGTCACTGGAGGCCCAGGCAGAGAAG TACTCACAGAAGGAAGACAAGTATGAGGAGGAGATCAAGGTTCTCACCGACAAGCTGAAGGAG GCTGAAACTCGTGCTGAGTTCGCTGAGAGATCAGTAGCCAAGCTTGAGAAGACCATTGATGACTTGGAAG AGAAACTGTCCCAAGCTAAAGAAGAAAACCTGGATATGCACCAGATGCTGGATCAGACTCTAATTGAACTGAATAACTTGTGA
- the tpm1 gene encoding tropomyosin alpha-1 chain isoform X7 gives MDAIKKKMQMLKLDKENALDRAEQAESDKKAAEDRSKQLEDEMRELEKKLRVTEDERDKVFEEFQTAEEKLLTAEETATKLEDDLVALQKKLKGTEDELDKYSEALKDAQEKLELAEKKATDAEADVASLNRRIQLVEEELDRAQERLATALQKLEEAEKAADESERGMKVIENRAMKDEEKMEIQEIQLKEAKHIAEEADRKYEEVARKLVIIESDLERTEERAELSESKCSELEEELKTVTNNLKSLEAQAEKYSQKEDKYEEEIKVLTDKLKEAETRAEFAERSVAKLEKTIDDLEEKLSQAKEENLDMHQMLDQTLIELNNL, from the exons ATGGATGCCATCAAGAAGAAGATGCAGATGCTCAAGCTCGACAAGGAGAATGCCTTGGACAGAGCTGAGCAGGCCGAGTCAGACAAGAAAGCAGCGGAGGACAGAAGCAAACAG TTAGAGGACGAAATGAGAGAATTGGAAAAGAAATTGCGTGTTACAGAGGACGAAAGAGATAAAGTTTTTGAGGAGTTCCAAACTGCTGAGGAAAAACTGTTGACTGCTGAGGAGACCGCTACCAAG CTTGAGGACGACTTGGTGGCTCTGCAGAAGAAGTTGAAGGGAACTGAGGATGAGCTGGACAAGTACTCTGAGGCTCTTAAAGATGCCCAGGAGAAGCTTGAGCTGGCTGAGAAGAAAGCCACCGAT GCTGAGGCAGATGTCGCTTCCCTTAACAGACGTATCCAGCTGGTTGAGGAGGAGTTGGATCGGGCTCAGGAGCGTCTGGCCACAGCCCTGCAGAAGCTGGAGGAGGCTGAGAAGGCTGCAGATGAGAGCGAGAG AGGCATGAAGGTCATTGAGAACAGGGCCATGAAGGATGAGGAGAAGATGGAGATCCAGGAGATCCAGCTGAAAGAGGCCAAACACATTGCTGAGGAGGCAGATCGCAAATATGAGGAG GTTGCACGTAAACTGGTCATCATTGAGAGTGACCTGGAACGTACAGAGGAGCGCGCTGAGCTCTCAGAAAG CAAATGCTCTGAACTTGAGGAAGAGTTGAAAACTGTGACCAACAACCTGAAGTCACTGGAGGCCCAGGCAGAGAAG TACTCACAGAAGGAAGACAAGTATGAGGAGGAGATCAAGGTTCTCACCGACAAGCTGAAGGAG GCTGAAACTCGTGCTGAGTTCGCTGAGAGATCAGTAGCCAAGCTTGAGAAGACCATTGATGACTTGGAAG AGAAACTGTCCCAAGCTAAAGAAGAAAACCTGGATATGCACCAGATGCTGGATCAGACTCTAATTGAACTGAATAACTTGTGA
- the tpm1 gene encoding tropomyosin alpha-1 chain isoform X4 — MDAIKKKMQMLKLDKENALDRAEQAESDKKAAEDRSKQLEDEMRELEKKLRVTEDERDKVFEEFQTAEEKLLTAEETATKAEADVASLNRRIQLVEEELDRAQERLATALQKLEEAEKAADESERGMKVIENRAMKDEEKMEIQEIQLKEAKHIAEEADRKYEEVARKLVIIESDLERTEERAELSESKCSELEEELKTVTNNLKSLEAQAEKYSQKEDKYEEEIKVLTDKLKEAETRAEFAERSVAKLEKTIDDLEEKLSQAKEENLDMHQMLDQTLIELNNL; from the exons ATGGATGCCATCAAGAAGAAGATGCAGATGCTCAAGCTCGACAAGGAGAATGCCTTGGACAGAGCTGAGCAGGCCGAGTCAGACAAGAAAGCAGCGGAGGACAGAAGCAAACAG TTAGAGGACGAAATGAGAGAATTGGAAAAGAAATTGCGTGTTACAGAGGACGAAAGAGATAAAGTTTTTGAGGAGTTCCAAACTGCTGAGGAAAAACTGTTGACTGCTGAGGAGACCGCTACCAAG GCTGAGGCAGATGTCGCTTCCCTTAACAGACGTATCCAGCTGGTTGAGGAGGAGTTGGATCGGGCTCAGGAGCGTCTGGCCACAGCCCTGCAGAAGCTGGAGGAGGCTGAGAAGGCTGCAGATGAGAGCGAGAG AGGCATGAAGGTCATTGAGAACAGGGCCATGAAGGATGAGGAGAAGATGGAGATCCAGGAGATCCAGCTGAAAGAGGCCAAACACATTGCTGAGGAGGCAGATCGCAAATATGAGGAG GTTGCACGTAAACTGGTCATCATTGAGAGTGACCTGGAACGTACAGAGGAGCGCGCTGAGCTCTCAGAAAG CAAATGCTCTGAACTTGAGGAAGAGTTGAAAACTGTGACCAACAACCTGAAGTCACTGGAGGCCCAGGCAGAGAAG TACTCACAGAAGGAAGACAAGTATGAGGAGGAGATCAAGGTTCTCACCGACAAGCTGAAGGAG GCTGAAACTCGTGCTGAGTTCGCTGAGAGATCAGTAGCCAAGCTTGAGAAGACCATTGATGACTTGGAAG AGAAACTGTCCCAAGCTAAAGAAGAAAACCTGGATATGCACCAGATGCTGGATCAGACTCTAATTGAACTGAATAACTTGTGA
- the tpm1 gene encoding tropomyosin alpha-1 chain isoform X5 has protein sequence MAGAKSLDAVKRRIKSLQEQVDGAEDRAERLQKELLAQRKAKEQAEADVASLNRRIQLVEEELDRAQERLATALQKLEEAEKAADESERGMKVIENRAMKDEEKMEIQEIQLKEAKHIAEEADRKYEEVARKLVIIESDLERTEERAELSESKCSELEEELKTVTNNLKSLEAQAEKYSQKEDKYEEEIKVLTDKLKEAETRAEFAERSVAKLEKTIDDLEDELYSQKLKYKAISEELDHALNDMTSM, from the exons atGGCTGGAGCTAAATCGCTGGACGCGGTCAAACGAAGGATTAAATCGCTCCAAGAGCAGGTTGACGGTGCTGAAGACAGAGCCGAGAGGTTACAGAAGGAACTACTTGCACAGAGGAAAGCCAAAGAACAA GCTGAGGCAGATGTCGCTTCCCTTAACAGACGTATCCAGCTGGTTGAGGAGGAGTTGGATCGGGCTCAGGAGCGTCTGGCCACAGCCCTGCAGAAGCTGGAGGAGGCTGAGAAGGCTGCAGATGAGAGCGAGAG AGGCATGAAGGTCATTGAGAACAGGGCCATGAAGGATGAGGAGAAGATGGAGATCCAGGAGATCCAGCTGAAAGAGGCCAAACACATTGCTGAGGAGGCAGATCGCAAATATGAGGAG GTTGCACGTAAACTGGTCATCATTGAGAGTGACCTGGAACGTACAGAGGAGCGCGCTGAGCTCTCAGAAAG CAAATGCTCTGAACTTGAGGAAGAGTTGAAAACTGTGACCAACAACCTGAAGTCACTGGAGGCCCAGGCAGAGAAG TACTCACAGAAGGAAGACAAGTATGAGGAGGAGATCAAGGTTCTCACCGACAAGCTGAAGGAG GCTGAAACTCGTGCTGAGTTCGCTGAGAGATCAGTAGCCAAGCTTGAGAAGACCATTGATGACTTGGAAG ATGAGTTGTACTCCCAGAAACTGAAGTACAAAGCCATCAGCGAGGAGCTGGACCATGCCCTCAACGACATGACTTCCATGTAA